Proteins encoded together in one Prevotella scopos JCM 17725 window:
- the menD gene encoding 2-succinyl-5-enolpyruvyl-6-hydroxy-3-cyclohexene-1-carboxylic-acid synthase — protein sequence MYSNKENVNILTSLLVKEGINKAVVCPGSRNSPIVHNLCTCPDIECFPVTDERSAGFVALGMTLADNDPVVVCVTSGSALLNVAPAAAEAYYQNRPLIIISADRPTQWIDQQDGQTIQQHQTLEPNVRKSVTLPEPHNEEEHWFCNRLINEALHATRLNGGGPVHINVPISEPLFEYNVPQLPNERKISLHPASTDDNYVYEMAADFFSGKKPMIILGQLIPEVVGNTLDAIEALKKCAVVIQEKLADDDIAPAQPTDEVLKMIGEDEAYHPDHLLYIGGTIVSKRLRQFLRKSKCKMSIVVNESGACCDTFMNATDIIQGCAEDVIGIFANETEDGKEKDFVSLWKKAFDKALAIRETINPRFSQLLAVKTFHEKMREEAIDGELFYGNSMAVRLGNIFSDQYIYVNRGVNGIEGSLSTAVGYAIAHQEEEDVYCVIGDLSFFYDQNALWNESLSPNLSILLLNNGGGGIFHQLSGLEHSPYRDSAIAAQHTTSAEGICQAHDIVYLSAHNEKELDENLDKFFNSEEGPVLLEVFTNAADDAQALRDYYQAF from the coding sequence ATGTACAGCAACAAAGAAAACGTTAACATCCTCACATCCTTACTCGTAAAGGAAGGTATTAATAAAGCCGTCGTATGTCCAGGTTCTCGTAACTCCCCTATTGTACATAACCTTTGTACTTGTCCTGACATAGAGTGCTTTCCCGTTACTGACGAGCGGTCGGCAGGTTTCGTTGCTTTAGGTATGACATTAGCTGATAATGACCCTGTTGTTGTATGCGTCACATCTGGCTCGGCATTACTCAACGTGGCACCGGCTGCCGCAGAGGCTTATTATCAGAATCGTCCACTGATTATCATTTCAGCTGACAGACCCACACAATGGATAGACCAGCAAGATGGTCAGACAATTCAACAACATCAGACCTTAGAGCCTAATGTCCGCAAGAGTGTAACACTTCCAGAGCCTCATAACGAGGAGGAACACTGGTTTTGCAATCGGTTGATCAACGAAGCATTACATGCAACACGTTTGAATGGTGGTGGTCCTGTACATATTAATGTCCCTATCAGCGAACCACTCTTCGAATATAATGTCCCTCAACTCCCCAATGAGCGCAAGATATCCCTGCATCCTGCTTCAACAGATGATAACTACGTCTATGAAATGGCTGCAGACTTCTTCAGTGGAAAGAAACCAATGATTATTCTTGGGCAGCTCATTCCCGAGGTCGTGGGCAATACACTAGATGCAATAGAGGCTTTGAAGAAATGTGCGGTCGTCATACAAGAGAAGTTGGCTGATGATGACATCGCCCCAGCACAGCCCACCGACGAAGTACTGAAGATGATTGGGGAAGATGAAGCATATCATCCTGACCACCTTTTATATATAGGCGGGACCATCGTAAGCAAACGACTCCGCCAGTTTTTGCGTAAGAGCAAGTGTAAAATGTCAATCGTGGTTAATGAGAGTGGCGCGTGTTGTGATACTTTTATGAACGCTACAGACATTATCCAAGGATGCGCCGAAGATGTTATAGGTATCTTTGCCAATGAAACGGAGGATGGTAAAGAGAAAGACTTTGTTTCGCTATGGAAGAAGGCATTCGATAAGGCCTTAGCAATCCGTGAAACAATCAACCCACGTTTCTCACAATTGTTGGCTGTCAAGACTTTTCACGAGAAGATGAGAGAAGAAGCGATTGATGGAGAGTTGTTTTATGGCAACAGCATGGCAGTGCGACTGGGTAACATCTTCTCTGACCAGTATATCTATGTCAACCGAGGTGTGAATGGTATTGAAGGCTCATTGTCAACAGCTGTTGGCTATGCCATTGCCCATCAGGAAGAGGAAGACGTTTACTGCGTTATTGGCGATTTAAGTTTCTTCTATGACCAGAATGCATTATGGAACGAGTCGCTTTCACCTAACCTGTCTATCCTCTTACTGAACAATGGCGGTGGCGGTATCTTCCATCAACTCTCTGGACTTGAACATTCACCTTATCGAGATAGTGCCATTGCTGCCCAACATACGACTTCAGCAGAAGGAATCTGTCAAGCACATGACATCGTCTATCTCTCTGCACATAATGAAAAGGAACTGGATGAGAATCTTGATAAGTTCTTCAATTCAGAGGAAGGACCAGTACTACTGGAAGTTTTCACAAACGCAGCGGATGACGCACAAGCCCTAAGAGATTATTATCAAGCATTTTAA
- the lysS gene encoding lysine--tRNA ligase → MNVLELSEQEIGRRQSLQELREMGINPYPAAEFPTNAYSTDIKEQFKEDEHREVVIAGRMMGRRVMGKASFVELQDSKGRIQVYITRDDICPGEDKDLYNKVFKKLLDIGDFIGVKGEVFKTQMGEISVHAKEITLLSKSLKPLPVVKYKDGEVYDKFDDPEQRYRQRYVDLVVNDGVKDTFLKRATVLRTMRQFFDEAGYTEVETPTLQSIAGGASARPFITHFNALNVDMYMRIATELYLKRLIVGGFEGVYEIGKNFRNEGMDRFHNPEFTCMELYVQYKDYNWMMSFTERLLEKICTEVNGKPEVQVGDKVISFKAPFRRLPILDAIKEKTGFDLNGKTEEEIRNIAVNELKLEEIDESFGKGKLIDEIFGEFCEGTYIQPTFITDYPVEMSPLTKMHRSKPGLTERFELMVNGKELANAYSELNDPIDQEERFVEQMRLADKGDDEAMIIDQDFLRSLQYGMPPTSGIGIGIDRLVMLMTGKEYIQEVLLFPQMKPEPKIPQSSVKEWAEIGVAEDWVYVLRKAGFNLISDIKDEKAQGLQQKLGEINKKYKLGYEKPSVNDIQQWIDKAKEK, encoded by the coding sequence ATGAACGTTTTAGAATTATCTGAGCAGGAGATTGGTCGCCGCCAAAGCCTGCAGGAATTGCGTGAGATGGGGATTAATCCTTATCCAGCAGCAGAGTTTCCAACGAATGCTTACTCTACTGATATTAAGGAGCAGTTCAAGGAGGACGAACACCGTGAGGTTGTTATTGCGGGTCGTATGATGGGACGCCGTGTCATGGGCAAAGCTTCATTCGTTGAGTTACAGGATAGCAAAGGTAGAATTCAGGTTTATATCACTCGTGATGATATTTGTCCGGGTGAGGATAAAGATTTATATAACAAGGTTTTCAAGAAGTTGCTTGATATTGGCGACTTCATCGGAGTAAAGGGAGAGGTGTTCAAGACACAGATGGGTGAAATCTCTGTTCATGCGAAGGAGATTACCCTTTTGTCAAAGAGCTTGAAACCATTGCCTGTCGTTAAGTATAAGGATGGCGAGGTTTACGATAAGTTTGACGATCCAGAACAGCGTTATCGTCAGCGTTATGTTGACCTCGTTGTGAACGATGGGGTGAAAGATACCTTCTTGAAGCGTGCTACCGTACTACGTACTATGCGCCAGTTCTTCGATGAGGCTGGTTATACAGAGGTGGAGACACCAACCTTGCAGAGTATTGCTGGTGGTGCAAGTGCACGTCCATTCATCACACACTTCAATGCGCTGAATGTTGATATGTATATGCGTATCGCAACAGAGCTTTATCTGAAGCGCCTGATTGTTGGTGGCTTTGAGGGTGTATATGAAATCGGTAAGAACTTCCGTAATGAAGGTATGGACCGCTTCCATAATCCTGAGTTCACCTGTATGGAGCTTTACGTACAATACAAGGACTACAACTGGATGATGTCTTTCACCGAGCGTTTGCTTGAGAAGATTTGTACAGAGGTGAATGGTAAGCCAGAGGTACAGGTTGGTGACAAGGTTATCAGCTTCAAGGCACCATTCCGTCGTCTACCTATCCTTGATGCAATCAAGGAGAAGACAGGCTTCGACCTCAATGGAAAGACAGAGGAAGAGATTCGCAATATTGCTGTTAACGAACTGAAGTTAGAAGAGATTGATGAGAGCTTTGGTAAGGGTAAGCTTATTGATGAAATCTTCGGCGAGTTCTGCGAGGGAACTTATATTCAACCAACCTTTATTACCGACTATCCTGTTGAGATGTCGCCACTGACAAAGATGCACCGTTCTAAGCCAGGACTGACAGAGCGTTTTGAGTTGATGGTGAATGGGAAGGAGTTGGCTAACGCCTATTCAGAGCTGAACGACCCAATCGATCAGGAGGAGCGTTTTGTTGAACAGATGCGCTTGGCTGATAAGGGTGACGATGAGGCGATGATTATCGATCAGGACTTCCTCCGGTCTTTGCAGTATGGTATGCCTCCAACCTCTGGTATTGGTATCGGTATTGACCGCTTGGTGATGTTGATGACTGGTAAGGAGTACATTCAGGAAGTATTGCTTTTCCCACAGATGAAGCCAGAGCCAAAGATTCCTCAATCATCTGTTAAGGAATGGGCTGAGATTGGTGTTGCTGAAGATTGGGTATATGTTTTGCGTAAGGCAGGCTTCAACCTCATCTCTGATATCAAAGACGAGAAGGCACAGGGCCTACAACAGAAGCTTGGCGAAATCAACAAGAAGTATAAACTCGGTTATGAGAAGCCTTCAGTTAATGATATCCAACAGTGGATTGACAAAGCTAAGGAAAAATAA
- a CDS encoding PaaI family thioesterase, whose protein sequence is MNIEHIIKSIHQEDGLSRTLGMEFISTPEDDTLQARMAVDDRNKQPFGFLAGGASLALAENLAGIGSMALCPGKMAMGINVHGNHVKAMPYGGSVTAYGKLIHKGNTLHVWNIDIKNDEDKLISSIQVTNYVIAPQEK, encoded by the coding sequence ATGAACATAGAACACATCATAAAGAGTATCCATCAAGAAGACGGACTGAGCCGCACGCTTGGTATGGAGTTCATCTCTACACCAGAGGATGACACTCTGCAGGCGAGAATGGCTGTCGATGACCGCAACAAGCAACCTTTCGGTTTCCTCGCAGGAGGTGCTTCCTTGGCATTAGCTGAGAATCTTGCAGGTATCGGTTCGATGGCATTATGCCCAGGGAAAATGGCTATGGGCATCAATGTACATGGCAATCACGTCAAGGCTATGCCTTATGGTGGTTCGGTCACTGCCTATGGGAAACTGATTCATAAAGGCAATACCTTACATGTATGGAACATTGATATCAAGAATGATGAGGATAAGCTCATCTCAAGCATCCAAGTGACCAACTATGTCATAGCCCCACAGGAGAAATAA
- a CDS encoding GxxExxY protein — protein sequence MKEPDIITTDQLITEVIECAKRIRRQLGPGFLEKVYKNAMVVELRKLKLNFETEKLIQVLYDGIVVGEYRTDIIVEGRLILELKATQDLSIANEVQLVNYLTSTQIDDGLLINFGADKLQFKRKYRIYRKL from the coding sequence ATGAAGGAACCTGATATTATAACAACCGACCAACTAATAACCGAGGTTATAGAATGTGCTAAACGCATACGTCGACAACTTGGGCCAGGATTCTTAGAAAAGGTCTATAAAAATGCAATGGTTGTTGAACTGCGAAAGCTAAAACTCAACTTTGAAACAGAGAAACTCATCCAAGTACTCTATGATGGGATTGTTGTCGGTGAATATCGTACTGACATTATTGTTGAGGGAAGGCTCATTTTAGAACTTAAAGCTACACAGGACCTATCAATTGCCAATGAAGTTCAACTGGTAAACTATCTGACATCAACACAAATAGATGATGGGTTGCTTATCAACTTCGGGGCTGATAAACTTCAATTTAAGCGAAAGTATCGTATATATCGTAAACTATAA
- a CDS encoding AMP-binding protein, giving the protein MTLQNFLTEWHNDNSQLLVHTSGSTGKPKPLWVEKQRMLNSARITCDFLGLKANDTALLCMPLDYIAGKMVVVRSIERNLHLLSVTPSGHPLSDKSLSEAGISNEEITFAAMVPLQVYNSLQIPEERERLRQIRHLIIGGGAVDNKLSAALHDFPNAVWSTYGMTETLSHIALRRLNGPNASEWYKPFDGVKIWLNEEGCLVIDAPAVCAYPLVTNDRAELSPSHMENGIETPCFRILGRKDNVIDSGGIKIQIEEVESRLKSFLTSDFAITSCPDERFGETVVLLTTDSSIDAINEICQQHLPKFWQPRFIFHTPTLPKTGNGKPARVEIKTLTHQLYKTRG; this is encoded by the coding sequence ATGACACTACAAAACTTCCTCACAGAATGGCATAATGATAATTCACAACTCCTTGTGCACACCAGTGGCTCAACTGGTAAGCCCAAACCGCTGTGGGTAGAGAAGCAACGTATGCTCAATTCAGCCCGCATCACTTGTGATTTCTTGGGTTTGAAGGCTAACGACACCGCCCTACTCTGTATGCCACTCGACTACATTGCTGGAAAGATGGTAGTGGTAAGAAGTATTGAGCGCAACCTACACCTATTGAGCGTGACACCTTCTGGGCATCCTCTCTCTGACAAGTCTTTATCCGAAGCAGGTATTTCCAACGAGGAGATAACCTTTGCTGCAATGGTACCACTGCAGGTTTATAACTCTCTGCAAATACCTGAGGAGCGTGAGCGTTTGCGCCAAATCCGTCATCTTATTATAGGCGGTGGTGCTGTCGATAATAAACTTTCAGCTGCCTTACACGATTTCCCTAACGCTGTTTGGAGTACCTACGGGATGACAGAAACCCTCTCACACATTGCTCTCCGCCGCTTAAATGGACCCAATGCCAGCGAATGGTACAAGCCTTTTGATGGTGTGAAAATATGGCTCAATGAAGAAGGTTGTCTTGTCATAGACGCTCCTGCCGTTTGTGCCTATCCATTAGTAACCAACGATAGGGCTGAGCTTTCTCCTTCACATATGGAAAATGGAATAGAAACACCTTGTTTCCGTATCCTCGGACGAAAAGATAACGTAATTGATTCGGGTGGTATCAAAATTCAAATTGAGGAAGTTGAAAGCCGCTTGAAATCTTTCCTAACATCCGATTTTGCCATAACGAGCTGCCCAGACGAGCGTTTTGGTGAAACGGTGGTTTTACTTACGACTGATAGCAGCATCGATGCTATTAATGAGATTTGTCAACAACATCTCCCAAAGTTCTGGCAACCTCGCTTCATCTTCCACACGCCGACTCTCCCTAAAACAGGTAATGGAAAACCAGCAAGAGTCGAGATAAAGACTTTAACACATCAGTTATATAAAACAAGAGGATAA
- a CDS encoding o-succinylbenzoate synthase, which translates to MYNINISSRTLHFLHPAGTSRGIYTTRKSYYITMTDSNQPRVTGIGECATLPDLSCDAMPDEEYEQKLRTFCDDFCRTGVIDFDAMRPYPSMLFGLETAKAQLDAKGSINLFNTPFGRGEEGITINGLVWMGTFEEMYQRLEAKLKAGFRCVKLKIGAIDFEKELDLIRHIRQAFTREQVELRVDANGAFTLKDAMQRLEALAQYDIHSIEQPIRQHQWQEMARLCANTPLPIALDEELIGVNNPTEKALLLDTTRPQYIILKPSLHGGMTGTREWITMARERNIDSWITSALESNIGLNAIAQLTADIYGPDITTPQGLGTGQLFTDNIPMPLEIRGDQLWISV; encoded by the coding sequence ATGTACAACATAAACATCTCCTCTCGCACCCTCCACTTCCTCCACCCTGCGGGTACTTCTCGTGGTATCTACACAACGAGGAAAAGTTATTACATCACGATGACTGATAGCAACCAGCCAAGGGTGACAGGTATCGGGGAATGCGCAACGCTCCCCGACCTATCGTGCGATGCTATGCCTGATGAGGAATATGAGCAGAAGTTGCGTACTTTTTGTGATGATTTCTGCCGTACAGGCGTCATTGATTTCGATGCGATGCGCCCTTACCCCTCTATGCTCTTTGGACTGGAAACAGCTAAGGCACAACTGGATGCGAAAGGAAGTATCAATCTATTCAACACACCTTTCGGACGAGGTGAAGAGGGTATTACTATTAACGGACTTGTATGGATGGGAACTTTCGAGGAGATGTATCAGCGATTGGAAGCGAAACTCAAGGCTGGTTTCCGTTGTGTAAAGCTGAAGATTGGTGCGATTGACTTTGAGAAAGAACTCGACCTTATACGCCATATCCGTCAGGCTTTCACACGTGAGCAGGTGGAACTACGCGTTGATGCGAATGGTGCCTTTACTCTTAAAGATGCCATGCAACGATTAGAGGCATTGGCACAATACGATATCCACTCCATCGAACAGCCTATCCGACAGCATCAATGGCAGGAAATGGCACGCTTGTGTGCTAACACTCCCTTACCAATAGCCCTTGATGAGGAACTTATTGGTGTCAATAACCCTACAGAAAAAGCGTTATTACTCGATACAACTCGTCCACAATATATCATCCTAAAGCCAAGCCTACATGGAGGTATGACTGGAACAAGAGAATGGATTACAATGGCAAGAGAACGTAACATTGACTCATGGATAACCTCCGCACTTGAGAGTAACATCGGACTGAATGCTATCGCCCAGCTAACAGCTGACATCTACGGTCCAGATATCACCACTCCGCAAGGCTTAGGCACGGGACAACTCTTCACCGATAATATCCCAATGCCATTAGAAATCAGAGGCGACCAGCTTTGGATTAGCGTTTAG
- a CDS encoding glucose-6-phosphate isomerase, whose translation MESIKLDITKAAQFLNPGAVEAFAPHVAAAQEALEKATCPGNDFLGWLHLPSSITPAFLSEIQSVANTLREKCEVVVVAGIGGSYLGARAVIEALGNSFAWLVNDKKNPTILFAGNNIGEDYLAELTDYLKDKKFGVINISKSGTTTETALAFRLLKKQCEDQLGKENAKDVIVAITDEHKGAARAAATKEGYKTFIIPDNVGGRFSVLTPVGLLPIAVAGFDVQKLVEGAQVMEKETSNDVPFANNIAARYAAVRQGLYSEAGKKIEIVANFQPKLHFFAEWWKQLYGESEGKDRKGIFPAACDFTTDLHSMGQWIQEGERSIFETVISVEEPNAKVLFPQDEENLDGLNFLAGKRVDEVNKMAELGTRLAHVDGGVPNIRVSVPKLNEYYLGQLIYFFEKACGISGLIQGVNPFNQPGVEAYKKNMFALLNKPGYEAESKAIQERLNKDN comes from the coding sequence ATGGAAAGTATTAAGTTAGACATCACAAAAGCCGCCCAGTTCTTGAATCCGGGCGCAGTAGAGGCTTTTGCCCCTCATGTTGCTGCAGCTCAGGAAGCTTTAGAGAAAGCTACTTGCCCTGGTAATGACTTCCTTGGATGGTTGCATTTGCCATCAAGTATTACTCCTGCATTCCTTTCTGAGATTCAGTCAGTTGCCAATACACTCCGTGAGAAGTGTGAGGTGGTTGTCGTAGCAGGTATCGGTGGTTCTTACCTCGGTGCCCGTGCTGTCATCGAGGCTTTGGGTAACAGCTTCGCTTGGCTTGTAAATGACAAGAAGAATCCAACGATTCTCTTTGCAGGTAACAACATCGGTGAGGATTATCTTGCTGAGTTGACAGACTATCTGAAGGACAAGAAGTTTGGTGTTATCAATATATCTAAGTCTGGTACAACTACTGAGACAGCACTCGCATTCCGTCTTTTGAAGAAGCAATGTGAGGATCAGCTTGGTAAGGAAAATGCTAAGGACGTTATCGTTGCTATCACCGACGAGCATAAGGGTGCTGCACGTGCTGCTGCAACGAAGGAAGGCTATAAGACATTCATCATTCCTGATAATGTAGGTGGTCGTTTCTCTGTTCTTACACCAGTAGGTTTGTTGCCAATCGCTGTTGCAGGTTTCGATGTTCAGAAACTCGTTGAGGGTGCGCAGGTAATGGAGAAAGAGACTTCTAACGATGTTCCTTTTGCAAACAACATTGCTGCACGTTATGCTGCTGTTCGTCAGGGCCTCTACTCTGAGGCAGGTAAGAAGATTGAAATTGTCGCTAACTTCCAGCCAAAGCTCCACTTCTTTGCAGAGTGGTGGAAGCAGCTCTATGGTGAGAGCGAGGGTAAGGACCGTAAGGGTATCTTCCCAGCAGCTTGTGACTTCACAACCGATCTTCACTCAATGGGTCAATGGATTCAGGAGGGCGAGCGTTCTATCTTTGAGACCGTTATATCTGTTGAGGAGCCTAATGCGAAGGTTCTCTTCCCACAGGATGAGGAGAATCTTGATGGTTTGAACTTCCTTGCTGGTAAGCGTGTTGATGAGGTAAACAAGATGGCAGAGCTTGGTACACGCCTTGCACACGTTGATGGTGGTGTTCCTAACATTCGTGTCAGCGTTCCTAAGTTGAACGAGTATTACCTTGGTCAGCTCATCTATTTCTTCGAGAAGGCTTGTGGTATTAGCGGTCTTATTCAGGGTGTTAATCCTTTCAACCAGCCAGGTGTTGAGGCTTATAAGAAGAATATGTTTGCTCTTCTCAATAAGCCGGGCTATGAGGCTGAAAGTAAAGCGATTCAGGAGCGACTGAATAAGGATAACTAA
- a CDS encoding NAD(P)H-dependent glycerol-3-phosphate dehydrogenase → MFDIGKIAIIGSGSWATAIAKIVVEHTHHIGWYFRRDDKLEEFRRRGHNPSYLTSVRFNMDEVILSSDINKIIQEYDTLVFVTPSPYLKALLKKVKTKLNTKLILTAIKGIVPDENLVCSEYFHEAYGIPYDNLAVIGGPSHAEEVAMERLTYLTIGCSDGEKARAITEVLKSNYVKTKTSPDVLGIEYASVLKNVYAISAGICSGLKYGDNFQAVLMSNAMQEMERFLDTINPIKRSIIDSVYLGDQLVTGYSKFSRNHTFGTMIGKGYSVKSAQIEMEMVAEGYFGTKCMKEINGHLHVNMPILDAVYNILYERISPQVEIKLLTDSFR, encoded by the coding sequence ATGTTCGACATTGGTAAAATAGCAATCATTGGAAGCGGTAGCTGGGCAACGGCTATCGCCAAGATTGTTGTGGAACATACGCATCATATTGGTTGGTACTTCCGACGTGACGACAAGTTAGAAGAGTTCAGACGGAGAGGTCATAATCCATCTTACCTTACTAGTGTGAGGTTCAATATGGATGAGGTGATACTTTCATCGGATATCAATAAGATCATACAGGAGTATGATACCTTGGTGTTTGTTACTCCTTCTCCTTATCTGAAAGCACTATTGAAGAAGGTAAAGACAAAGCTGAATACAAAGCTAATCTTGACGGCAATCAAGGGTATTGTCCCTGATGAGAACCTTGTTTGTTCAGAGTATTTTCATGAGGCTTATGGTATTCCTTACGACAACCTTGCTGTCATTGGTGGCCCGTCTCATGCAGAGGAAGTGGCGATGGAACGTCTCACCTATCTTACGATAGGCTGTTCTGACGGCGAGAAGGCACGTGCTATTACGGAGGTGTTAAAGTCAAACTACGTCAAGACAAAGACTTCTCCCGATGTTCTTGGTATTGAATACGCTTCGGTTCTGAAGAATGTTTATGCCATTTCAGCTGGTATTTGTTCTGGATTGAAGTATGGTGATAACTTCCAAGCTGTATTGATGTCGAATGCAATGCAGGAGATGGAACGTTTCCTCGACACGATTAATCCGATAAAACGTTCTATCATCGATAGCGTATATCTGGGTGACCAGTTGGTGACGGGCTATAGCAAATTCTCGCGAAACCACACCTTTGGTACGATGATAGGAAAAGGATACAGCGTAAAATCGGCACAGATTGAGATGGAGATGGTTGCCGAAGGTTACTTCGGAACAAAGTGTATGAAGGAAATCAATGGTCACCTGCATGTTAACATGCCTATCCTCGATGCTGTATATAACATCCTTTACGAACGTATTAGTCCACAAGTAGAAATAAAATTATTAACAGATTCATTTAGATAA
- the menB gene encoding 1,4-dihydroxy-2-naphthoyl-CoA synthase produces the protein MEKREWKTIKGFNFEEILFEEYNHIAKVTINRPRYRNAFTPKTVWEMSQAFNYCREALDIRVVILTGAGDKAFCSGGDMHVKGHGGYIGSDGVPRLNVLDLQMQIRRLPKPVIAMVNGYAIGGGHVLHVVCDLSIASDNAIFGQTGPKVGSFDAGFGASYLARIVGQKKAREIWFLCRQYSAVEAERMGLVNKVVPFDRLEDECIDWAETMIERSPLALRMMKAGFNAELDGQAGIQELAGDATMLYYTLDEAQEGGKAFLEKRKPDFDKYPQFP, from the coding sequence ATGGAGAAAAGAGAATGGAAGACTATTAAAGGCTTCAACTTTGAAGAAATACTCTTTGAGGAGTACAACCACATAGCAAAAGTAACCATCAATCGTCCCCGCTATCGCAATGCCTTCACACCGAAGACAGTCTGGGAAATGTCGCAGGCCTTCAACTATTGTCGTGAAGCCCTTGATATACGCGTTGTCATTCTCACTGGTGCAGGTGACAAGGCTTTCTGCTCTGGCGGTGATATGCACGTAAAGGGACATGGCGGATATATTGGTAGTGATGGTGTTCCACGCCTCAATGTACTTGACTTACAGATGCAAATTCGTCGTCTTCCAAAGCCAGTCATCGCAATGGTGAATGGTTATGCTATTGGTGGTGGACACGTACTTCACGTAGTATGCGACCTCTCTATTGCTTCTGATAACGCTATCTTCGGTCAGACAGGACCAAAGGTTGGTTCCTTCGATGCAGGTTTCGGCGCATCTTATCTGGCACGTATTGTCGGTCAGAAGAAGGCTCGTGAGATATGGTTCTTGTGTCGTCAGTACTCTGCTGTGGAAGCTGAACGAATGGGATTGGTCAACAAGGTGGTTCCTTTCGATCGTCTCGAAGACGAGTGTATCGACTGGGCAGAGACAATGATAGAACGTTCCCCACTCGCTCTCCGTATGATGAAGGCCGGCTTTAACGCCGAACTTGACGGACAAGCAGGTATTCAGGAGCTTGCTGGTGACGCCACTATGCTCTACTACACACTTGATGAAGCACAGGAAGGTGGCAAGGCTTTCCTTGAAAAACGTAAGCCAGACTTTGACAAATATCCACAGTTCCCATAA
- a CDS encoding isochorismate synthase produces MNPFFIFREPFKEICHCYTQSEKPTVIASLAALDGRKGLVIAPFFNDDNNAIYLLDGQDSTSTTLPLDGSKGFDAIPDWQDDFSFSIETTSPREGYHNAFTRFHKHLEHNTFQKLVLARSIIEQKDEKTSPRNIFLNACKKYPRSYIALFFTEETGMWLIASPEILLNGNADGYQTMALAGTMKYEGEDMRWSAKNQEEQQLVADYIRNCLQPFAAEITESKPYTARAAHLAHLRTDFAFRLKDTQRLGTFLTAFHPTPAVCGMPKIEAQQFILHNEKLNRSYYSGFSGLLGENGTAKLFVTLRCMQLTRSACRLYAGGGLLKGSSEENEWLETETKLDTMRQLLNHN; encoded by the coding sequence ATGAATCCTTTTTTTATCTTTCGTGAGCCTTTCAAAGAGATTTGCCATTGCTACACTCAATCGGAGAAGCCGACTGTGATAGCTTCGCTTGCAGCACTCGATGGGCGTAAAGGACTTGTCATTGCGCCTTTTTTCAATGATGACAACAACGCAATCTATCTATTGGATGGACAAGACAGCACTTCCACTACCCTTCCATTAGATGGTAGCAAAGGCTTTGACGCTATTCCTGACTGGCAGGACGACTTCTCCTTCTCGATAGAAACAACTTCTCCACGTGAGGGCTATCACAACGCCTTCACTCGTTTTCATAAACATCTAGAACACAACACTTTTCAAAAGCTAGTTTTGGCACGTTCTATTATAGAACAAAAAGATGAGAAGACAAGTCCTCGAAATATTTTTCTCAATGCTTGTAAGAAGTATCCACGTTCCTATATAGCGCTTTTCTTTACAGAAGAAACTGGTATGTGGCTGATTGCAAGTCCTGAAATCTTGCTCAATGGTAATGCTGATGGTTACCAAACTATGGCACTAGCTGGTACAATGAAGTATGAGGGGGAGGATATGCGTTGGTCAGCTAAAAATCAAGAGGAACAACAACTCGTTGCCGATTACATCCGCAACTGCTTGCAGCCATTTGCCGCAGAGATAACTGAAAGCAAACCTTACACTGCCCGTGCAGCGCACTTGGCACATCTCAGAACTGATTTTGCTTTCCGACTTAAAGATACGCAGCGACTCGGCACCTTCCTCACTGCCTTTCATCCGACCCCTGCCGTCTGTGGTATGCCGAAGATTGAAGCCCAGCAGTTTATCCTTCATAACGAAAAACTCAACCGCAGTTATTACAGTGGTTTCAGTGGATTGCTTGGAGAGAATGGCACGGCAAAACTTTTTGTCACCCTTCGTTGTATGCAACTCACCCGTTCTGCCTGTCGGCTTTATGCTGGTGGCGGGCTTTTAAAGGGAAGCAGCGAGGAGAACGAATGGCTGGAGACAGAGACAAAACTTGACACTATGCGCCAGTTGTTAAATCACAATTAG